One Sediminibacillus dalangtanensis genomic region harbors:
- the spoIVB gene encoding SpoIVB peptidase, with product MKLRGFRNGIGITLLVAFLCIPFLPVKDFFMIPGHLTTFMNQEGIHMPALGTHVSMASSDEEVIEAAGEASFAAKGMGTADIVYELAGLPIKKVNVDVLDDFRIIPGGQSIGVNLHTLGVLVVGHHQITTSEGKVSPGEEADIQVGDILLKINGKAIKKISEVAPFVESAGNDGESLQVTVKRGEKTFETELTPYLDAKEDDYRIGLYIRDSAAGIGTMTFYDPVSKKYGALGHVISDMDTRKPIEIHKGTIVRSNIKAIEKGDNGTPGEKRAEFSASEKKLGNITKNTPFGVFGKLDEKIKNGKIDKAMPIALSHEVKEGPAKILTVVHGEKVEEFDVEIVSSVPQKFPATKGMIIKITDKELLKETGGIVQGMSGSPIIQDGKVIGAVTHVFVNDPTSGYGVHIEWMLNEAGIDIYGSEQKAG from the coding sequence ATGAAACTTAGAGGATTTCGTAATGGCATAGGAATAACGCTCCTTGTTGCTTTCCTGTGTATTCCTTTTTTACCGGTTAAAGATTTTTTCATGATACCTGGTCATCTGACCACGTTTATGAACCAGGAAGGGATTCACATGCCGGCTCTCGGCACGCATGTATCGATGGCCAGCAGTGATGAAGAGGTTATAGAGGCAGCAGGTGAGGCTTCCTTTGCTGCCAAGGGAATGGGAACAGCAGATATTGTCTATGAACTAGCCGGATTGCCAATAAAAAAAGTGAATGTCGACGTTCTGGATGATTTCCGTATCATACCAGGTGGACAGTCAATCGGCGTTAATCTTCATACCCTTGGAGTTTTAGTAGTAGGTCATCATCAAATAACAACCAGTGAAGGGAAGGTTTCCCCTGGGGAAGAAGCGGATATACAGGTTGGCGACATCCTGTTAAAAATAAATGGAAAAGCAATAAAGAAAATATCGGAAGTGGCTCCTTTTGTAGAAAGCGCAGGAAATGATGGTGAATCGTTACAGGTGACAGTAAAGCGCGGTGAAAAAACCTTTGAGACCGAATTGACTCCTTATTTGGATGCCAAAGAAGATGATTACCGAATCGGTTTGTATATCAGGGATTCTGCCGCAGGAATCGGAACGATGACTTTTTATGACCCTGTATCGAAAAAATATGGAGCGTTGGGACATGTAATTTCCGACATGGACACCCGAAAACCGATTGAAATTCATAAAGGAACAATTGTCCGCTCCAACATTAAAGCGATTGAAAAAGGAGATAACGGGACACCTGGAGAAAAACGTGCCGAATTTTCGGCAAGCGAAAAGAAATTGGGCAACATCACGAAAAATACGCCCTTCGGTGTTTTTGGAAAGTTGGATGAAAAGATAAAGAATGGAAAAATAGATAAGGCAATGCCTATTGCGCTTTCTCACGAAGTGAAAGAAGGCCCGGCAAAAATACTGACAGTCGTCCATGGAGAAAAAGTGGAAGAATTCGATGTGGAAATTGTCAGTAGTGTACCGCAAAAATTCCCAGCCACCAAAGGGATGATTATTAAGATAACGGACAAGGAATTACTAAAGGAAACGGGTGGTATCGTTCAAGGAATGAGCGGTAGTCCAATAATCCAGGATGGAAAGGTAATCGGCGCAGTAACACATGTGTTTGTCAATGATCCGACTTCTGGTTACGGCGTGCACATTGAGTGGATGCTGAATGAAGCAGGTATTGATATTTATGGCAGTGAACAAAAAGCAGGCTGA